The following are encoded in a window of Natronoarchaeum philippinense genomic DNA:
- the hisS gene encoding histidine--tRNA ligase, with amino-acid sequence MYDRIKGFRDFYPAEMQARRQVFDDVEDTVRAYGFREIDTPTLEPAEMYIDKSGEEIVEELYSFEDQGGRHVALTPELTPTVARMVVAKQQELSKPIKWFSTRPFWRYEEPQQGRFREFYQTNVDIFGSSEPDADAEILAVAGDMLTNLGLDQSDFEFRVSHRDILGGLLETFDGDIDVREAIRAVDKSAKVEQAEYHDLLVGAGLSYEQAERFDELLDVDEANLDELIEFAGTERIEDAVTNLQNVLDAAEDFGVREHCTLSLETARGLDYYTGVVFECFDSTGEVSRAVFGGGRYDDLIESFGGQPTPAVGFAPGDATLSLLLQRAGVWPEEALSTDYYVLQVGDTRDVAARIARDLRASGNVVETDVADRSFGAQMNYADSINAETVVIAGERDLENGEVTVKDMESGDQTTAPVDAFPGEHDRPTYDDFA; translated from the coding sequence ATGTACGACCGCATCAAGGGCTTTCGGGACTTCTACCCCGCAGAGATGCAGGCCCGCCGGCAGGTCTTCGACGATGTCGAGGACACCGTCCGGGCGTACGGCTTCCGCGAGATCGACACGCCGACGCTCGAACCGGCCGAGATGTACATCGACAAGAGCGGCGAGGAGATCGTCGAGGAACTGTACAGCTTCGAGGACCAAGGCGGGCGCCACGTCGCGCTCACGCCTGAACTGACGCCGACGGTCGCCCGGATGGTCGTCGCCAAGCAACAGGAGCTCTCGAAGCCGATCAAGTGGTTCTCGACGCGGCCGTTCTGGCGCTACGAGGAGCCCCAGCAGGGCCGGTTCCGCGAGTTCTACCAGACCAACGTCGACATCTTCGGGTCGAGCGAGCCCGACGCCGACGCCGAAATTCTCGCGGTCGCCGGCGACATGCTCACCAATCTCGGACTCGATCAATCGGACTTCGAGTTCCGCGTCTCCCACCGCGACATCCTCGGCGGCCTGCTGGAGACGTTCGACGGCGATATCGACGTGCGCGAGGCGATCCGGGCGGTCGACAAGAGCGCGAAAGTCGAGCAAGCCGAGTACCACGACCTGCTCGTCGGCGCCGGCCTGAGCTACGAGCAGGCAGAGCGCTTCGACGAGTTGCTCGACGTGGACGAGGCGAACCTCGACGAGCTGATCGAGTTTGCGGGCACCGAACGCATCGAAGACGCCGTCACGAACCTGCAGAACGTCCTCGACGCCGCCGAGGACTTCGGCGTCCGCGAGCACTGCACGCTCTCGCTCGAAACCGCCCGCGGGCTGGACTACTACACCGGCGTCGTCTTCGAGTGCTTCGACTCCACTGGCGAGGTCTCCCGCGCGGTCTTCGGCGGCGGTCGCTACGACGACCTCATCGAGAGCTTCGGCGGCCAGCCAACCCCCGCCGTCGGCTTCGCGCCCGGCGACGCCACGCTCTCGCTTCTCCTCCAGCGCGCCGGTGTCTGGCCCGAAGAAGCCCTCTCGACAGATTACTACGTCCTGCAAGTCGGCGACACCCGCGACGTGGCCGCCCGGATCGCCCGCGATCTGCGCGCGTCGGGCAACGTCGTCGAGACCGACGTGGCCGACCGGAGCTTCGGCGCCCAGATGAACTACGCCGACTCGATCAACGCCGAGACGGTCGTGATCGCCGGCGAGCGCGACCTCGAAAACGGCGAGGTGACGGTCAAGGACATGGAAAGCGGCGACCAGACCACCGCGCCCGTCGACGCGTTCCCGGGCGAGCACGACCGGCCGACGTACGACGACTTCGCCTGA
- a CDS encoding NAD-dependent epimerase/dehydratase family protein, giving the protein MSTETGDSVLVIGGTRFIGRYAVEEFREHGYDVTIFNRGNHENPFADADDVAHVEGDRTDDGDLADAAATDPDVVIDCVAYKPKEVRTATRLFDEVDAYVYVSSGAAYGDEDVPKREDETTLCECTDEQARDDSHETYGPRKAEGDRAVFAAAERGVNAMSLRPPVVYGPHDYTERFDYWIDRAAEHDRVIVPGDGTNLWHRVYVESVARALRVVAEEGEPGEAYNTGDRRLLTLQEAVETVADALDADVEVVTAGERELATAGIELEDFPLYRDYPHVMSTEKLADLGWEPVSVEDGIERAVEDHLESDRTGRENGPDRDAEERVLGVLDTL; this is encoded by the coding sequence ATGAGCACGGAGACGGGCGATAGCGTACTGGTGATCGGCGGCACTCGATTCATCGGGCGTTATGCCGTCGAGGAGTTCCGAGAGCACGGCTACGACGTGACGATCTTCAACCGCGGGAACCACGAGAACCCCTTCGCCGACGCGGACGACGTGGCCCACGTCGAGGGCGACCGCACCGATGACGGCGATCTGGCCGACGCCGCGGCGACCGATCCGGACGTTGTGATCGACTGCGTCGCGTACAAGCCAAAGGAGGTGCGGACGGCGACGCGACTGTTCGACGAGGTCGATGCGTACGTGTACGTCTCCAGCGGCGCGGCCTACGGCGACGAAGACGTTCCCAAGCGCGAGGACGAGACGACGCTGTGCGAATGTACTGACGAGCAGGCCCGCGACGACTCCCACGAGACCTACGGCCCGCGCAAGGCCGAAGGCGATCGAGCGGTGTTTGCGGCCGCCGAGCGTGGGGTGAACGCGATGAGCCTCCGCCCGCCGGTCGTCTACGGCCCTCACGACTACACCGAGCGCTTCGACTACTGGATCGACCGGGCGGCAGAGCACGACCGCGTGATCGTTCCGGGCGACGGCACGAACCTCTGGCATCGCGTCTACGTCGAGAGCGTGGCGCGGGCGCTGCGCGTGGTGGCCGAAGAGGGCGAGCCGGGCGAGGCGTACAACACCGGCGACCGGCGGCTGCTCACCCTACAGGAGGCCGTCGAGACCGTCGCCGACGCGCTCGACGCCGACGTGGAGGTCGTCACCGCCGGCGAGCGCGAACTGGCGACCGCGGGCATCGAGCTGGAGGACTTCCCGCTGTACCGCGACTATCCACACGTCATGTCGACCGAGAAGCTCGCGGATCTCGGGTGGGAGCCGGTTTCGGTCGAGGACGGCATCGAGCGCGCCGTCGAGGACCACCTCGAAAGCGATCGGACGGGCCGCGAGAACGGGCCCGATCGGGACGCCGAAGAGCGGGTGCTGGGCGTGCTGGATACGCTCTGA
- a CDS encoding NAD(P)-dependent glycerol-1-phosphate dehydrogenase — MFEKSTWIRLPRNVVVGHGVIDQTVEAVRELHLQGQPLIVTSPTPREIAADRIVEQFAAEGVDPEIVEVEDASFEAIQRVIDTAREVDPGFLIGVGGGKAIDIAKMASDDIGRGFVSVPTAASHDGIVSNRGSVPDGGTRHSVAAEPPLAVVADTEILANAPWELTTAGCADIISNYTAVMDWRLADRLKSVPYSGYGAALSEMTAEMLVSNADSIRPGLEESSWIVVKALVSSGVAMSIAGSSRPASGAEHLFSHQLDRIAPGRALHGHQVGVGSIMTAYLHSGEDGIWTDIRSALDSIDAPTTAAELDLEPEEVVEALSTCHEIRDRYTILGDGIEEDAARSVAEKTGVI; from the coding sequence ATGTTCGAGAAGTCCACCTGGATCCGCCTGCCGCGGAACGTGGTGGTGGGCCACGGGGTCATCGACCAGACGGTCGAGGCCGTCCGGGAGCTCCACCTGCAGGGGCAGCCGCTGATCGTCACCAGCCCGACGCCGCGGGAGATCGCCGCCGACCGGATCGTCGAGCAGTTCGCCGCCGAGGGCGTCGACCCCGAGATCGTCGAAGTCGAGGACGCGAGCTTCGAGGCGATCCAGCGCGTGATCGACACCGCCCGCGAGGTCGATCCGGGCTTTCTGATCGGCGTCGGCGGCGGGAAAGCCATCGACATCGCCAAGATGGCCAGCGACGACATTGGCCGCGGGTTCGTCTCGGTGCCGACGGCGGCGAGCCACGACGGGATCGTCAGCAACCGCGGGTCGGTCCCCGACGGCGGCACGCGCCACAGCGTCGCCGCCGAGCCGCCGCTGGCGGTCGTCGCCGATACCGAGATTCTGGCGAACGCGCCGTGGGAGCTGACGACCGCGGGCTGTGCCGACATCATCAGCAACTACACCGCAGTGATGGACTGGCGGCTCGCCGACCGACTCAAGAGCGTTCCCTACTCGGGCTACGGCGCCGCACTCTCGGAGATGACCGCCGAGATGCTGGTGAGCAACGCCGACTCGATCCGACCGGGCTTAGAGGAGTCGTCGTGGATCGTCGTCAAGGCGCTCGTGTCCTCGGGCGTCGCCATGTCGATCGCCGGCTCCTCGCGGCCCGCCTCGGGCGCCGAGCACCTCTTTTCGCACCAGCTCGACCGGATCGCGCCCGGCCGCGCGCTCCACGGCCATCAGGTCGGCGTCGGGTCGATCATGACCGCCTACCTCCACAGCGGCGAGGACGGCATCTGGACGGACATCCGATCGGCACTGGACAGCATCGACGCCCCGACGACCGCGGCGGAACTGGACCTAGAGCCCGAGGAGGTCGTCGAAGCGCTGTCGACCTGTCACGAGATTCGGGACCGCTACACGATCCTCGGTGACGGTATCGAAGAGGACGCGGCGCGCTCGGTCGCCGAAAAGACGGGCGTGATCTGA
- a CDS encoding helix-turn-helix domain-containing protein, giving the protein MIVEFGTDQPPLETAVSRAPDIEIELEHLAATGSIPLQAFFWAYGDQLSSFEAGLDEDVGVDRWALLEAKGGDHLYRVTHTADPPIVNLYRHAVAHDAILSEASITNDGYRARMFVPDRDALNAWRDACQESGLSIDVTALYGAERTPPERHHGLSEEQREALLIAAKKGYFSIPRETSLAGLAEKLGVSSQAASERLRRGMERLVDDALVDDE; this is encoded by the coding sequence ATGATCGTCGAGTTCGGGACCGACCAGCCCCCACTGGAGACGGCAGTCTCACGGGCTCCCGACATCGAGATCGAACTGGAGCATCTCGCAGCGACTGGCTCGATCCCGTTGCAGGCGTTTTTCTGGGCGTACGGCGATCAGCTTTCGAGCTTCGAGGCCGGACTCGACGAGGATGTCGGTGTCGACCGATGGGCGCTTCTCGAAGCGAAAGGCGGCGACCACCTCTACCGAGTGACTCACACGGCTGATCCGCCGATCGTCAACCTGTACCGACACGCCGTCGCCCACGACGCGATTCTCAGCGAAGCGTCGATCACCAACGACGGCTACCGTGCTAGGATGTTCGTCCCCGATCGGGACGCGCTGAACGCGTGGCGCGACGCGTGTCAGGAATCGGGACTGTCGATCGATGTCACCGCGCTCTACGGCGCCGAACGGACGCCACCCGAGCGTCATCACGGCCTCTCCGAGGAGCAACGCGAGGCCCTGCTGATCGCCGCTAAAAAAGGCTACTTCTCGATTCCGCGCGAGACCTCGCTTGCCGGACTGGCCGAGAAACTCGGCGTGTCGAGTCAGGCCGCCTCCGAGCGACTGCGCCGCGGGATGGAACGGCTGGTCGACGACGCGCTGGTCGACGACGAGTAA
- a CDS encoding glutamine amidotransferase-related protein, giving the protein MRVHYLQHVPYEPPAAIADWARERGHDLTGTLLYDDEPLPDPDEFDVLVVLGGPMGVYDDAEYPHLDAERELIRTVHDDGTPILGVCLGAQLLAAALGAEVYPHERSEIGWFPVEATDAAAGSPLAPLGEAFTALHWHGDTYDLPEGATQLARTDACEQQAFVVGNSLGLQFHLESTPESLAALVDAAGELGDGEYVQSEAELLTDDAPYEACREGLYAVLDRLMASA; this is encoded by the coding sequence GTGCGCGTTCACTACCTCCAGCACGTCCCCTACGAACCGCCCGCGGCGATCGCCGACTGGGCACGCGAGCGCGGCCACGACCTGACCGGAACTCTGCTGTACGACGACGAGCCGCTGCCCGATCCAGACGAGTTCGATGTGCTCGTCGTGCTGGGCGGGCCGATGGGCGTCTACGACGACGCCGAGTATCCCCATCTCGACGCCGAGCGCGAGCTGATTCGGACCGTCCACGACGACGGTACGCCGATCCTCGGCGTCTGTCTCGGCGCCCAACTGCTGGCCGCCGCGCTCGGCGCCGAGGTGTACCCACACGAGCGCTCCGAGATCGGGTGGTTTCCGGTCGAGGCGACCGACGCCGCGGCCGGCTCGCCGCTGGCGCCGCTGGGCGAGGCGTTCACCGCCCTGCACTGGCACGGCGACACCTACGACCTGCCCGAGGGCGCGACGCAACTGGCACGGACCGACGCCTGCGAGCAGCAGGCCTTCGTCGTCGGGAACTCGCTGGGGCTGCAGTTTCACCTCGAATCGACGCCCGAGAGTCTGGCCGCGCTCGTCGACGCCGCCGGCGAACTGGGCGACGGCGAGTACGTGCAGTCCGAGGCGGAACTGCTGACTGACGACGCACCCTACGAGGCGTGCCGCGAGGGGCTGTACGCGGTGCTGGATCGACTGATGGCGTCGGCCTGA